A region of the Macrobrachium nipponense isolate FS-2020 chromosome 14, ASM1510439v2, whole genome shotgun sequence genome:
AGGTAGAGGAGAAGATTCTATCTGGAATTGGTGGTTGAGGGAGAGGCTTTTCAGGACCTAATATATGCTTTAATGGTTCCTGatagtttattgtttttgtttttttttttttaagcattatgtGTATTAGGACTTGATACTGGATAGTGATATGACTACTTTGTACTCTGTAGTAAGTCCCTTtttttcgtgttttgttttcttataggcttatgttatttgcgtttgaagttgtatttttcttgatgtatttttctctttgtaggccatgtacttacaagaacagaagagattactgtccactttgtttattttgtattatgtctctttgtggacaaatttgtactaataactatatttttttgtccataaaataactaactatggAAACGTATTGGGTTGTGTAGATGGGAGGGAGAAATTGCACTTTCTGGGGAAATATAGAGGAGGTATAGCTGGCAAGAGGGAGAAGGGGATTGGCTGTCCTTTTAGGTAAAACATTATAGAGAGGCCATTGTACTGTAAATTAACCAAAGATTGACTTAATTATGGATTGAAATGtaatcagatgaaaaaaaaatagaatatctaTTCAAAAGACCAAGAAACCTGCCATGAACCATAGCAATCACCGAGTTGGGTATGAGGTTGCAAGACCGTGCCCATGacctttaaaaaatattcatggtGCCCGGATCTATACCCCTGTCACACACTCTAACACACAACAACACAGATACACATACCTCTTCTAGCCTGTCTTTCCACTTGCTAATTCTTCTCGTGTTCCAGATCCTGGAATCTGCCAGCACTGAATGTACCCCAGCCGTCCAGGACGCAGAAGACACACTGTTCCTCCTCTATACCTCTGGAAGCACTGGCTCTCCGAAGGGCGTCGCGCACACCAGCGCTGGATACTTACTGTATACTTCGGTTACTCATCAGGTTagtgacatacacacacacccaaggtatatagaatgggtcaggtagagtcatttgtcgggggttgcggcttatccccccCCAAAGAGCCGCACCTCCTGGAGGAGAGGTCAGGGCGAGAGAGGTCACTCagctaccgtttcattcaaatgtagatCGCAGGTCACTTCAGCTATCCCTGTAgtgatttagttttagttttaaattctTCGAATACGtccatagttttgattttttatataatctaaattattatctaaataatgccaaacagctgcgccgtgtttggttggtattcaaatagaaaaaaggaggtatcctttttccgattccctcgtgatgaggaaacaagacggaaatgggttcatcgttgtaagaGAAAGTACAACTTTAACCCTGCTactcatcgcatatgcagtaaacattttgaagaagtgCATATAAAAGAGAGATGCAGCATAAACGTAACACATAAATGTAACAGGTACGCAACGCaacgtatgaatgtgaggaaagcaatgcagcttctttcggaaaaACATCTAAGGCTTTAGATTTcatggaagtcagggacttttgaagaGTATGTTCTTGCTCactcctggtttgatgtgttcaattcaagggtaccttatgacagaaaaaactCTAGGCATGCTTATGGGATAAAACGTACAATGGAGAAAATGCATTCAAACCAAGCAGTGGAGTATTATACGACTTGGcatgccatattgaaaattgtttatCTTTGCCTATTAAAgtgatattgtttgtttttttatcagatttcgGATTTTCTTTTAGGATGAGATTTCTGAATGGCCAAATTGTATCGagtagacaaagaaaaaaaaaaagatgcgtaAATTAACGTCAAACTTTTTTAAAGAGATGAGTTGAAAACATTCGCCTTGTTCCTGAAAGTTATTTACGACTTTTTCATCTAAAAAGATGATGAATTTAAAAAGCGTATTTTGATATGTCagtgtttgtatataaaattatccTGCAATACGATTCAGTAGATTAGAATCCTCAGTCATCATACAATACCCATTGTTTtcactcatgcggtgcactgtaggcattacctaagaaTCATTGCAACGTCCCtacggcccttagctgcaacccctttcgttcctttgactatacctccgttcatattctctttcttccagtcttactttccaccttctctaacagttatttcgtagtgcaactgctttggggttttcctcctgttacaactttccaACCATCATGTTATTTTCCATTTCGGCGCTGAGTAgcgacctcttaggtcccagcgctcggcctttTTAAGTTGATTCGTTAACCAAGATATTCCCGAATTCCTCTCGTCGGTGTAACGATTCCTTTGACCGTCACTATTCCTGTTACCAATTCAGGTGACAAAATAatgacagcgcctcagtggcgtgatcggtatggtcttgacctgccacctcggtggccgcgagttcgattctcgggcattccattgaggcgtgagagatgtgtatttctggtgatagaagttcactctcgacgtggttcggaagtcaagtcaagccgtcggtcccgttgctgaataaccactggttccatgcaacgcaaaaacaccatacaaacaaacaaaacatttcattattttaatgtcGTACGGAAATTGGAGATTATGGTGACGTAAGCGGTGACACTATACCATCCGGTGAAACCAGGAAAATTAGCATAGATATTCTTCGCATCTCGTCACAAGTGTGTTTATACGATCGGCTCAAGGCTAAATCTCTAGTCGTGCGTTCCCAGAATAAATATACGTAAGTGCGTGTTGGAGAGGCTAGTGACTgaagacttaataataataataataataataataataataataataataataataataataataataataataatagccagctAAAACATTACATTTAAATCAAAGACAACATAATggaatttattttgtttcaatttttaataaattttctaatGTGTAAAATCATATCTCAATTGCTTGTGCCAAGTTGAAATTAAATCAATTTGAAATTTACGTTTTTCATCTTATTAAATAGGTAGTTCACTAAGTTGCATGAGGTATAGTGACCACTAAGTTGCATGAGGTATAGTGACTGACTATAAAACATATAGAAGGAATGGGAATTTCATCAGTTACCCCGAGGAAAATTAGTTTCCATTCTATTGCTTATAGATAATTATAGAAATATCAATACCTTCACTGTTATTCATTCGAATTAGCTTTAGTTATTGTGCCTTGCTgtcaacttcattattattattattattattattattattattattattatattattattattattattattattattattattattattattattatactgttgtGCCTTGCtactaattttattgttattattaatcattatattttaGGACAGCAAATAACATCAGATATActtgcaaaaaatagaaaaaatgaacacTCAATGTAAGAACACCAATGACAGATATGAGAGATAACGTCAtagtgcaaatgaaaataaataaacaaaaagaaagcaCAGACGATCAAACAAAACTCATTAGCGTCTCTTAAATGCTTGCAGCACGTGTTCGACTACAAAGATGGCGACATATTCGGCTGCGTCGCAGATGTCGGCTGGATCACCGGGCACTCCTACGTCGTCTACGGGCCCTTGGCTAATGGAGCCACCACCGTCCTTTTCGAGAGCACTCCTGTGTATCCTGATCCTGGTAAGCTGAGTCAGTGGTGAGTCAATGATGAGTTCAGAAGGCCCAGTACACTGGGATGTTGAGTTATTTGGCTATAGTTCCTATTTTAGTGATCACGGTGTACCCTGATTTTGGTGAGCTGAGCAGTGAGTGAGCTATTCTTTAAGTCAGTGCTCAGAAGCCCTTAGTACACTGGGATGCTGAGTTATTTGGACATTGTTACAATTTTAGTGATCACGATGCACCCTGATCCTCGTAACCTGGGTCAGCGAGTAAGTCAGCGAGTTATTCTTTGAGTCAGCGGTCAGAAGCTCCAGTTAGACTGTAATGCTGGGTCATTTGGGTCTAGTTCCTATTTTAGTGATGACGATGTACCCTGATCCTTGAAAGCAGTGTTGGTGAGTCAGTCTGTGAGTCAGTGCTTAGGAGCGCTTGTAGACCGGGATGCTGAGTCATTTGGGTATAGTTACTATTGAAGTGGTCAtggggctagcaacttcatcccaaggGTCAGCACTGCACTTTGAAACTTACAGGTGACTGTGGAAGATTGGTGTGAGTAGCAGAGGGTTACGatgtgtccaaaaaaaaaaagataaaatggacATTCTTGCATGTATTTCACATTGGTATCATCGTCTAATCTTCAACATTCATGTAGAGATGCTTAGATGAGTGATTTAATTGAGGTAATATTCTCGTTGATTCATAGCATAAGGTCTCAATAACCCTTAGATAGGCTTTTATATGAAGTATTTTTACACTGATTCATAACATAAGACCTCATTAGTTTTCACTACTCCAGTTAGCCATAAGCTATCCCCTGACGCTACCAAATATGTTGATCACtacctacttcctcctcctcctccttacagGACGTTACTGGGAGACAGTGTCCCGCCTGGGCATCACTCATTTCTACTGTGCCCCAACTGCCCTGCGCCTCCTCTTGAGGTACGGGGACGATTGGGTTAAAAAATACGACCGCTCTTCGCTGAGGGTACTTGGCTCTGTCGGCGAACCCCTGAATCTGGAGGCTTGGCACTGGTTCCATGACGTGGTTGGAGAAGGTGCCTGTACCCTCGTTGACACTTGGTGGCAAACAGGTTAGTTGACACTCGGTGACAAACTGCTTACTTGACACTAGGTGGCAAACGGCTTAGCTGACATGGTGGCAAACAGGTCAGTTGAAACTTGGTAGCAACCAGGTAAATCCAACTCCATCTTGGCTCTGTTGGTGAAAAGGGTCTTCTGTTGTACATTTCTCTCAAATTCCCAGAATGATTTAAGTTATCTCAGTTGATATGCTCCTCCCTTCACAGAGACTGGTGGCATCATGCTCAGCCCACGGCCGTCCTACCCAGATGCCCCGGTGAAACCTGGCATGCCCATGAGACCTATGTATGGTATACGACCCGTGCTCTGTGATGCTGGTGGGCAGGAAGTCCAGGGTCTTGGTGTTGATGGGGCACTGTGCATAGGCTCCGTTTGGCCGGGCATCTCCCGGACAGTCTATGGGGACCACAAGAGATACCTCGAGACGTACTTCTCGCCCTTCCCTGGGTATTACTTCAGTGGGGATGGTGCCCACAGGTGAGCCTCAGTGTTTGTATGTCTGTTGGGTTATGTATTATAGGTGTTTGAagcttttatacttgatatatgaCCGATTATTGATGGTTCGTTAGAGTAGACTAGTTCATGCCATTATGGGTCTCTCCCCTAAGACTAAGGCAAGATAATTAGAaaattttcagataaaaaaacatgaaaatggaaaaatatcaataaaccaaaaagaaaataaataaataaatgacaataaaaaattaaaattttttagaaaAGCAAAAAACTAAgcatattaaaaataaacacattaaaataatttatgattttAATTAGTTTACTTTTAATCCATCTTCTAGATTAAAAgtggggtaaaaataaaaataaattataaataaaaaaaatgaaagtctaAGAATTGATTAATGTGTCAAATATTGCAGGGACACCGATGGGCACTACCAAATCACAGGTCGAATGGATGACGTCATCAACGTCACAGGGCATCGGCTGGGTACCGCCGAAGTAGAGGATGCCATGGTACAGTATAACACGAGTGACTGATGGGTTGTAATTGAGGGTTATTAAAATGAATTCTTTGGTTATAAAGGCTACGCTATCAACTTTTAAGGTTTCATCCGTAATGGTGATTTGATTGTTATTTTTGCCttagatgatctctctctctctctctctctctctctctctctctgtgtcagtcagtcagtcagtcagtctgtctgtctgtctgtctctcttttcgTGCTTTGTTTActtattaagtctctctctctctctctttctttttcgttCTTATGATGCTCTGTTTATTTTCttgtacaatttctctctctttctctctctctcttctggagcgATGTTTCCTATtcttatcaactctctctctttctctctctttttctttcttgaggTACTatgcttatttcattatttaatctATCTCTCTCACCCTCTTTCTTTTTCGTTCTTGTGGTGCTatgcttattttcttatttaatctctctctttctctctctttcttctggtGCTATGTTTACTTTcttgtaaaaatctctctctctctctctctctctctctgcaacaacATCATGGGATTATTCCAAGCTTGAAAAATATTACAGACAAAAAATCGAACACTTCAAAACCGACCACACTTCAACGAACCTCCAAAGGTAAACAAAGAAGACCTTCCCTTAAATAACTCCTCTTATCTCCCCCCAACTCTCGGCAGACGGAGCACCCAGAGATCGCAGAGGCGGCGGTGGTGGGCTTCCCCCACGACGTGAAGGGCGAGGGCATCCTGGCCTTCATCATCCTGAAGGAGAATCCGGAGTCGACGGAGGAACAGATCCTGCAGGACCTCAAGAAGTTGGTCAGGACGAAGATCGCTGGATATGCCATTCCAGATTTCACGTTGGtcagttggttttttttttttactcttgtggagagagagagagagagagagagagagagagagagagagagagagattttagaataATGTATGGGTatataaaaatttgaataaaaataataaaaatagaaataaaatgaagaaacataataatagaaatagtaaaaaaattaaaagagagagagagagagagagagagagagagagagaaattttataataatgtatGGGTAAACATAGaaccacaggagagagagagagagaagagagagagagagagagagagagagagattgtgttttgGGGAAGTAGTATTAATAGCAGGAATAGTATTGgggatttatttgattttaaatgaaaaatgatttgATGAATCTGAAGGAAAAGTATAAAAACACCTATAGAAATTCAATTCTGGTCTGCATGTAGATCGAAACACTAGTTCGTTTTTGTGCTTTtccattaaattcatatttttcaccgaatgtggtgcactgtaggcattacttaaggttctctgcagcgtgtcttcggcccttaactgcaacccctttctctctttttactgtacctccgttcatattctcttccttccatcttattttccaccctctccctctcaatttttctttcagcttTGTGGCCTTATCTTAGGTcacagcgcttagcctttggatAAGATTTCATGCTCTATTccaatacaaaattaacaaataaatggcCCATCTACCCAGACATCCCTtattttctcctcctcttcctaagtTCCTTATTGGAAGAGtggtttgcgtgctcgcctaccgattcggtagtcctgagttAGATTCCTTGCTCTGGCAACGTGGAATTAGAtgcatttgtttctggtgatcagaaattcatttctcgaaaaaagttggttcggatcccgcagtaagctgtaggtcccgttgccaggtaaccaaatggttcctagccacgtaaaaaatatctaatccttcgggccagccctaggaatgagagctgttaatcagctcagtggtccggttaaactaagatagacttttttttcctcctcctcctcctcctcctcctccttctgttacacctttcaaaccttctaactgtcaatttccgtttcagtgctgaatgaacctcataggtccagtctttggctgttgttgttatttgagattaagctggccttatgccagcgcatACTCTTGCTCCTAGAACACCGTAGTGGTCTTTGGTTTAaactctatattcagttcagttcaacaTATCTTAtattctactcctcttcctcctcctcccctcgacAGGTGTGTACGGGGCTCCCGAAGACACGTTCCGGAAAGATCATGCGACGTATCCTGCGCAAGATCGCCGCCGGAAAACCGGACGAGCTCGGGGACATCTCGACCTTGGCTGACCCCTCCGTCGTCAAGATCATCATCGACACGTACAACGCGAAGGTCAAGCAGACGTAGGAAGCTCCTCCTCCTTAAGTGGTGGTTGGCCAATGACAAAACGAGCGAGCAGTtctacatagtttttttaaaaattgtgtcaGAGAgctctatattttcatatactgacGATAAAGGAAGTTACGCAACGGTAGAATCGACTTAGGGAACTCCTTAGTCATAGAAGTTAGCCAATGACAAAACTGCCAGTCTTGTCTATTCATCGTTTGTATCAAAGTAATCTATTTTCATATGCTTATTGAGGGAAAGGGATTATTCTTAAAAGTAATATATTCCATCCACATAACCTTGCATCTCTATGGGGCAGGAAAGGTCTTCTTCACAAGTGCCTTTGTACAGAAGTGTACTTAAAGCTTGCAGGGATTATCAGGTAAATCTAGAATTAAATTCGACAATGCTAtgctatatacatgtgtatacatgtatgtattttgtgCTGACGCTGGTCAGAAAAGTCTCctgaatcatatatatagaacaaaGATGCAACTCCTCTCGTGTCTTTAGTATTTTTGAAAATGCTTCTCTCAACTGCAAGAGGATTTGAAACTTGAAGAATTCTGCTTTGTCTGTGATTTGCTTCATTCCAGATCATACTGTGTATGATAGATGCGCTTCAGAGGTTGTTATATTTCAAGACTGACTTGATTTATTTccagtaaatttttaaaataatttggaaATGTTTCCAGTGTTTCTGTagcaatttttatctttttttagattAGACAAGATCCAAGACTCTAAAACTGTAGTTGAGGTAAGGACGTGGATTCCAGATGTCTGGTCCCCAGAATGTTTATGTTATTCTAAGTTTTGCTTTACCTCGATCCTTTGTGGAATTCCGGATAATTTAGGTTAGTTTATGCTTTGTGTTGCTTGGCCCCTCTTGGAATTCTGGAACATTTCAATAATTATGAACTTTGTGTTGCTTAAAACCCTATAGACTTCAGGAATTTTGATTAAACCAGAAGTTTTTTTACTCTtctagactatactctgtttgttttccatctgtccacccgcttgtggtgtttgcgtatggtaacactgcatcccgggctttagatagttacgttatgtgtaagttttaggtaaataaaaggatatctgggtgtacatttgcaactgagaagtgttttaataatttactgtatgcgaattacaccgttaatattcgaaataggatgttatttttgttgaatgtaagctgaatgtaactatctaaagcccaagacgcagtattaccatacgcaaacaccacaggcgggtggacagatggaaaaaaccgagtataggcagGTAACATCACCTGTCTTAAGACGTTCACTGGGGTGATGACCTTATTCAGCTTCAGGCTTGACCTTGTTTGATTTAAAACTTCCAGATTGTCTCAGTctctggtcatatatatatatatatatatatatatatatatatatatatatatatatatatatatatatatatatatacagaatgcaAATCTTAGCTTGAGAACAGGGTTTTATGGTGAAGCCTTGTGGTGTTCAGAAAATTTAACTAGCTACAGGTAAATGGTGCTTTACTATATTGAGCAaatttggtgctcagtgaaaaaATGCATTGTGCCTCAAAACAGTGATTTTCGGTTGACTAAAGATTTGAAAGGTATTAAGATGTATACTGGTTAGTGTTTGTGTCTTGATTTGAAAGGGTTATCAGATAACATTGTCATCTTGAAGTCAACTGTCATAGggtcatttctctctctattgttgACGAACTGAGCTGATTTTATGCTAAGCACAGCGTCCTATCTATTAAGCAGCTCGTGTAGTGTTTCACACCCTTCCACTTCCTCAAGCTTTAATGAAACCAAGTAGAAAAGATTAAGAGCGGTATAACAAGGGATAAAAGGCTGGATGCAAATTTACAAATAGAGCTGACGGTTTTCAACCAATTTAAATGGTAGAGGATTTAGATGAACCTTTTAGTGCTCGACAATGTAAATAGCCCTTTCAGttcttgaaaatttaaataacCTCTTCAGTGCAAGATAATTTAATAGCATCTTCTGTGCTCGAAAATGTAGGTAGCATCTTCAGTTCTCGAAATTTCAGTAGCATCTCCAGTTCTCTAAAACTCAAGTAGCATCTTCAACGCACGAAAATTGAAGTAGCAGCTCCAATTCTCGAAAATTTAAGACAATGAAAAAACGTGTGGTATTTTCTACAGGCTTACTAATACAATTCTGAAGGACTGAAAAATTACATGATCAAGATATTAAATAATGTGAGTGAAACTTTGAGTAAGAAAATCGAAAACATACTTTTATTGTAGTTTTCTgtcttttctttcaattttatatatcacTTGTTAGAAATGTACTTAAGTAAGGACAATAAAcagtatattttatgttttaaacGAAGCATTtgttgtaaaacaaataaaaagtggttATATGAAAGTgtctgtttttgtctttttttgtaatTCATGTAATTGTTTATGAAATTTCCTTTACCTTTACcagttagttatatattatatatatatatatatatatatatatatatatatatatatatatatatatattataaaacggaatcacgaaagtttggaacatgataaatccataaataaggtataagccacgaaggaaagataaacaatggagtttctacaagatctttcgactcaatgtcctttacttaacagacaaATAGTttgtctgttaagtaaaggacgttgagtcgaaagatcttgcagaaactcggttgtttatctttccttcgtggcttatacgtttatcataatatatatatatatatatatatatatatatatatatatatatatatatatatatatatatacaacatggggggaagaacccccagtattcataaggtaagcgtggacacgaaacggaaggcagacccccacaccctattacacacaggctctctctctctctctctcccggcaatcaccccatctctctctctctccacctctttctctccattctaacaggtaatgaaaatgagagagttgcatcataacataacg
Encoded here:
- the LOC135226390 gene encoding acetyl-coenzyme A synthetase 2-like, mitochondrial isoform X1, with amino-acid sequence MAGPAFGLHQGTTTITPTALVKRPLGDEAPLLFLAHALGRSRGCQHAHSRNYGSLPPFAHLREHLQLFRGAEEFWGRLGRTRLEWMRDFTVVADHDREKASFRWFPDGQLNVSVNCVDRHARKDPDRVALIWEKDEAGHHEMITYKQLQDLVCRLANVLLDCGVKRGDRVALYLPASPLAAASMLACARIGAVHSVVFAGFSAEALASRVQDAGAETIITMDQAVRGGKVIELKKVVDAAVARCPSIRQVLVGTRTGASVNMGPKDIKLDKILESASTECTPAVQDAEDTLFLLYTSGSTGSPKGVAHTSAGYLLYTSVTHQHVFDYKDGDIFGCVADVGWITGHSYVVYGPLANGATTVLFESTPVYPDPGRYWETVSRLGITHFYCAPTALRLLLRYGDDWVKKYDRSSLRVLGSVGEPLNLEAWHWFHDVVGEGACTLVDTWWQTETGGIMLSPRPSYPDAPVKPGMPMRPMYGIRPVLCDAGGQEVQGLGVDGALCIGSVWPGISRTVYGDHKRYLETYFSPFPGYYFSGDGAHRDTDGHYQITGRMDDVINVTGHRLGTAEVEDAMTEHPEIAEAAVVGFPHDVKGEGILAFIILKENPESTEEQILQDLKKLVRTKIAGYAIPDFTLVCTGLPKTRSGKIMRRILRKIAAGKPDELGDISTLADPSVVKIIIDTYNAKVKQT
- the LOC135226390 gene encoding acetyl-coenzyme A synthetase 2-like, mitochondrial isoform X2, with the protein product MPLAEAEAVSTPIPEITEAFPHLRTYESIYNFSVEQPEEFWGRLGRTRLEWMRDFTVVADHDREKASFRWFPDGQLNVSVNCVDRHARKDPDRVALIWEKDEAGHHEMITYKQLQDLVCRLANVLLDCGVKRGDRVALYLPASPLAAASMLACARIGAVHSVVFAGFSAEALASRVQDAGAETIITMDQAVRGGKVIELKKVVDAAVARCPSIRQVLVGTRTGASVNMGPKDIKLDKILESASTECTPAVQDAEDTLFLLYTSGSTGSPKGVAHTSAGYLLYTSVTHQHVFDYKDGDIFGCVADVGWITGHSYVVYGPLANGATTVLFESTPVYPDPGRYWETVSRLGITHFYCAPTALRLLLRYGDDWVKKYDRSSLRVLGSVGEPLNLEAWHWFHDVVGEGACTLVDTWWQTETGGIMLSPRPSYPDAPVKPGMPMRPMYGIRPVLCDAGGQEVQGLGVDGALCIGSVWPGISRTVYGDHKRYLETYFSPFPGYYFSGDGAHRDTDGHYQITGRMDDVINVTGHRLGTAEVEDAMTEHPEIAEAAVVGFPHDVKGEGILAFIILKENPESTEEQILQDLKKLVRTKIAGYAIPDFTLVCTGLPKTRSGKIMRRILRKIAAGKPDELGDISTLADPSVVKIIIDTYNAKVKQT